The genomic interval AGAACACACCTATCAGGTATCAGTACAAGCAGCAAAAGACCTCTGACGACGCACATCCCAGCCAGGTGAGCATTTACTGAGCAAAATGGCCAATGCAACAATAACCGAATCTACACTAACCACCCTagcaattaaattaaacagGCGTCTCAAGTCGCAAACATACTCGATTGATTAAATAAACCACAATCTCAGAGACGTCAGACACTCAAGACGTTCCAACATCCAAGTAACTCGAGTTAAGACTGAACACACTAAATGGTGATAGAACAAAAGACATTCTTCTGTAGAAAATACATTTGCTGCTTCTACACTAGCCTTTTTAACATGACAGACCTACACCTACTCTCCTGCAGCAAAATACCTAACAGCAGTCGCCACCCCTGTTATTTCGAATGAACTGCAGCAGCCAGCCGTCGAGCCACGGTATACCATATATTCCTGGAAAAGGGGAAGAACAATATCTCAGGCTCTTGGCACTACAACCTGAAAGTGCGCACATGACAAAATAACCTATAGTACATACCGCGACACATCCCTGTATGGGGGCGGCGAAAAGAAAAGAGGCTACAGCCCCCTCATTCTCTCTTGCCTTTGCCCTGTGAGGCAAGCTTGGCTGCCACCTCCTCTTCTGATAAAGGCAGGTAATAAATCCTTGGAGAAGACTGTGTCTTCCTGAAGAGATCATCAAGTGTCACAACAGGAGGTTCTGGCTGCTTCTTAGGGGTGGGTGGAAGCCTCTCCCTTGTTGATCCTGGGTCAGTGGTAGGAGGCTTAGTAAggggcggtggaggtggcAAGTTCTCCCTTGGTGCAGCAGCTTGACGAGGCACGTTTTGATTAGTCTGAGCCTGTTGAAAGGGTGTAGCAGGGCTAGTTGGAGTCGCCGCTGGGGGAGGAGGCTCAAGCTTGAGCTTAACTTCCTGGGGGTCAACAAATTCAGCAACCAAACGATTCCCATTGTTTGGGGGCCACTGCAAATTGTAGACAGCATCCCGAGTAGCCACAGCTTCCTCCAATGATGAATACTGCAAGATGGAGGCAATGTAGACAACGTCAATGCAACAACACAACCTAGCTTACATCCAGTGGCCACTGagtgtatttttaaaacacaACCAATCCACACAATTACTTCAAATGCCAAATTAGAATGAAATTGATCTGGTACAGACTACATAGTACATAATATCATGATAATATATTACTGGGTAACAATTTGATTATTCACATGTCAAGATGATCCATCATACCCATGATTAAACACATTTTGGCAATGCTATGTAACAATAAGGGTTCGAGAAGATTCCTGTGTGGTCACTCGGGTAGTCAGGAGTGTGTTTTTGCAATTCAAGATGATACAATAAGCAATAAAGTAAGAACAATTGTATGTTTTCAATAGCAAGGAAAAACATACCGTAACATAGCAGTGGGTCTTGATATGATCCATCCAGAAACTACAAACAGAACCAGTTTTACCAAGAAGTTCTTGCACAGCCTTCAGGGTAAATGGTCTTACAAATCGATCGATCCTTAAGGAAGTTGTTGCAGGATTCTGAGGGGGTGGTACTGCAAGCCAAAACAAAGGAAATAAGTTAAATTGAAGTATTGTAGCTAATGAAAttctccctccatttcaaaatatagggatattttgttttgttaggaCAACAGTTTAACCAAACATTAGTCTAttggaatataatttttatgagttaaaatttatgttattaGATTCGTATTGGAAAATACTTTCGCACGATTATCTTTTTGTGTGACATAagtgatatattaatagatcAATCTTTCGTCAAAGCCTTGtcctaacaaaacaaaataggcCTTACATTTTGAAATTTGAGTATATAGATTTGTGGACAGGATCAGAAAATATTGGAGGACTCACCAACACGCTCCTTTGGGGAATCTTCACTAGCTGTTGAATCAGACCTGCCAAAAGATCGTCTTAATGCaggttgaaaattttcctTAGGGGCATCAGAACCACTGTGACTTAATGGCTGTCTCTCTGGAACTTTGGCACCATCTGCCGTCCACCGACGCTGGCGTTTGATTGGTTCAGCAGGTGCAATAGTTTCTTCAGCTGCACCCAGCAcatattaaaacaaaaatcagcCATAAATTCGAAACCAGAAATGACAAAATGATCTTATTACTTTATTTCACTGACAATCAGGATAAACACTTCACATATGAAAAGCAACactcaaccaaaaaaaaaaacaaatcacacAATTTAGCAACAAAATTACATAACATTATATAACATTTACAAGTTTCAGTTAACTCTTTTAATAACAACAAATAGCATATGAGATGAATGAAatcaagtactccctccatgtttaaatatatgacgttggttagttcaaaattgaactaaacaacgtcatataaaaaaaaaatgggaggGAGTACAACAGTATAAAAGTAATACAGCCTCATCAGTTTGCTtttaataagcataagcaaaacagcttattaacaattaagaaataatttgtgtgtaaaacttttatatacatgttcttagcatccaaaagcaaagactgaaaaataaactacaatgaaaaaaaaccaaaattaactcaaaatttatgttctaaaactcaaattttggcttataagcataagcataaaagaAAACAGGAGGGGCATAACAGTCTGTGTAACAACCAAAATTCATgttgattaaaatattatgcTCAGCAAAATATAACTACAGAGGAAAGAATGTGATTTCTTTGCAGACATCAAAACACTCTGCATATAGACTATAATGTCAAAGATGGAATAACACTTATATTTGctatagatgaaaaacaaatttaccTACAGACTATTGATGcgaaaatctttaaaaatactGTTTATTTCCATGACTGCAAGGTActacagaacaaagaaaacCTAATAAAAATTCATGCAGCTTTGAACACAGCAATAATGGCAAGGACAGTCCGATTCAAGAGATAAACCTGATAAAACCAAGTTAACAGGATAACTTCTTTTTTGAGAACCATAAAGGGAATGTCAGGAAATGAACCTTCGAGTTTCCTCTTTTCAGTTGAAGCTGCTGTCTTTTCTTCAGCTATAACTTCTTTTGTATCAACAGAGGAACCGTCCACAACAGAATCAGGGAGGGACACCTCCTTCACATGATCTGAGCTAAGCTCAGTGTTTCCTTCAGATTTAATGTTGGATTCAACTTGCTTAACCTCCATGACATCCTCCTCCATTGACTCATCACCTGAACTCCTGTCTAAATTTAGTTTCTCTGGAGAGCCGCCTTCATCCACATTAGCCGTGGAATCTATGTATTCCAAAGATGACTGGTTTTTATCCAGCTCTTTGTCATCATCCAATGGCTGCAAATCTCCACCTATGGAAGTAATGCCAGAAGATGGTTTTACCATCTCTGGCTTAGCCTCTAGTTCTAAATCAAAATTATTAGCATTCAAATTATCCTTTATATTATTCTGTTTATTAGTTGATATATCATCGCTAGAAATTGACTCACACTTAATTGGAGACCCTAAATCTGGGCTAACCTCAGGTACCTGATCATTTGGTTTTGGTGTGATGGGCTTGCCGTCCTCATTTGTGAGCTCAGAATCTTTGCGCTCTTCATCATACATTGAAGTATTTTCACTTAAATCATTCAGAACCATCTTCTCCGTTGCAGCATCAGTATCCATAGGATCAGCATCTGTTGGGATGGCATCCACAGTTGCTGATACTGTTTGATGTTGAACTTTGCCGGCTTCAGTAGCATCTGTCTTGACATCAGACGAGGTCATGTCTGACTCTACATCAGCACTGGTCATATCATGGGCATCAATTGTTTTGTTGGTGCCATCATCTTGTGGTGCCTCAACAAAAGGTTCAGCATTACTTTCAGAATGAAGATGCTCCTTTTGCACTGTGGAAAAATCTCCTGCAATTGATTGCGGCTCTTCTGGTTTGGTTGTTGGGGCCTCACTTACAGGAGCTTCATAGGTTGCCACCACATTAACCTCAGGGGGGTCTTCGACAGCTGAAACTGTGAGTGGCTGACTAATGTCTGTTATAGGAGGTGCAGCTTCCTCGGTTACTTGAACCACAGTTTCCTTGTGAACTTCTTGACGAACATTCTGTATTTCAGGTGCCTCGTTAGCTGCTGGA from Oryza brachyantha chromosome 3, ObraRS2, whole genome shotgun sequence carries:
- the LOC102705892 gene encoding fibrous sheath CABYR-binding protein-like encodes the protein MSSYPVLNNRPIDQWRVTDLKDELRKRRLPVKGLKDELVRRLFDSIQSEKAVEEANEHVEVNPAANEAPEIQNVRQEVHKETVVQVTEEAAPPITDISQPLTVSAVEDPPEVNVVATYEAPVSEAPTTKPEEPQSIAGDFSTVQKEHLHSESNAEPFVEAPQDDGTNKTIDAHDMTSADVESDMTSSDVKTDATEAGKVQHQTVSATVDAIPTDADPMDTDAATEKMVLNDLSENTSMYDEERKDSELTNEDGKPITPKPNDQVPEVSPDLGSPIKCESISSDDISTNKQNNIKDNLNANNFDLELEAKPEMVKPSSGITSIGGDLQPLDDDKELDKNQSSLEYIDSTANVDEGGSPEKLNLDRSSGDESMEEDVMEVKQVESNIKSEGNTELSSDHVKEVSLPDSVVDGSSVDTKEVIAEEKTAASTEKRKLEAEETIAPAEPIKRQRRWTADGAKVPERQPLSHSGSDAPKENFQPALRRSFGRSDSTASEDSPKERVVPPPQNPATTSLRIDRFVRPFTLKAVQELLGKTGSVCSFWMDHIKTHCYVTYSSLEEAVATRDAVYNLQWPPNNGNRLVAEFVDPQEVKLKLEPPPPAATPTSPATPFQQAQTNQNVPRQAAAPRENLPPPPPLTKPPTTDPGSTRERLPPTPKKQPEPPVVTLDDLFRKTQSSPRIYYLPLSEEEVAAKLASQGKGKRE